One Mycolicibacterium parafortuitum DNA segment encodes these proteins:
- a CDS encoding FAD-linked oxidase C-terminal domain-containing protein produces the protein MTEISTRTGQVEDFAAAVAAHGDITTDEGVLTERGRDYWGDGGMASLLVRPHGRDDVAAIMRLASEHGVAVVPRGGASNCSGGMMPAAGRVLLDLTGLNQILDIDAENRRARVETGVVNSDLQTALAPHGLCFSPDPVSAHLATIGGNIIENAGGPHALKYGVTYNHVLSVNVVLPDGSTVTFSADDEGPDLLGVLIGSEGTLGIITEATVALRPIADVTHSLMGAFASAREAADTIAAVIATGVVPAAVEWLDRAGIAGLQQFYDTGYPLDADSIVLIDVDGTAAEVERDQAIVERVLGERATEVRVAEDDKDRAALWYGRLNAPNSVVQSGKGFFIGDVTVPRDRIPEMQEAIQSIAARHSDGLLFIAVCGHAGDGDLHPTTFYDKENPLAASALEAANNEIIDAALDLGGTITGEHGVGTEKIPFMTKRFTSVEIAAQRSIKKAFDPAGLLNPGIMLPDVSDEEPDTAIFGAAVRDALTRSITFDPNAALTVGDNTDVTINLGNLSLVVGADTTIEALNRHLDEHGVTCPAVPTAGPERTIGELVATATGTEREGIRHALLGADVTIIDGQTRARVGAETMKDVAGYDTKRLYISARGAFGALETLIFKISVKA, from the coding sequence ATGACTGAGATATCTACGCGCACTGGGCAAGTCGAGGATTTCGCCGCAGCGGTCGCCGCGCATGGCGACATCACCACCGACGAGGGCGTCCTCACCGAACGCGGCCGCGACTACTGGGGCGACGGAGGAATGGCGAGCCTGCTGGTGCGTCCCCACGGCCGCGACGACGTTGCCGCGATCATGCGCCTGGCCTCCGAGCACGGCGTCGCGGTTGTGCCACGCGGCGGCGCGTCGAACTGCTCTGGCGGAATGATGCCTGCCGCAGGCAGGGTACTGCTGGATCTCACCGGCCTGAATCAGATCCTCGACATCGACGCCGAGAATCGCCGCGCCCGGGTCGAAACCGGTGTTGTCAATTCCGATCTGCAAACGGCCTTGGCTCCGCACGGGTTGTGTTTCTCACCCGATCCGGTCTCGGCGCACCTGGCGACCATCGGCGGGAACATCATCGAAAACGCCGGTGGCCCCCACGCGCTGAAGTACGGCGTCACGTATAACCATGTCCTGAGCGTCAACGTGGTCCTGCCCGACGGATCGACGGTCACCTTCAGCGCCGACGACGAAGGCCCAGACCTCCTCGGTGTCCTGATCGGATCAGAAGGGACGCTTGGAATCATCACCGAGGCAACCGTCGCCCTGCGCCCGATCGCCGACGTCACGCACAGCCTGATGGGTGCGTTCGCCTCCGCGCGGGAGGCCGCCGACACCATCGCTGCAGTGATCGCCACCGGCGTGGTGCCGGCAGCCGTCGAGTGGTTGGACCGCGCAGGTATCGCAGGGCTGCAGCAGTTCTATGACACCGGCTATCCGCTGGACGCCGATTCAATAGTGCTCATCGACGTGGACGGAACAGCAGCGGAGGTGGAGCGAGATCAGGCCATCGTGGAACGGGTGTTAGGCGAGCGGGCGACCGAGGTCCGAGTCGCCGAGGACGACAAAGACCGCGCCGCATTGTGGTACGGCCGCCTCAACGCCCCCAACTCAGTGGTGCAGAGCGGCAAGGGCTTCTTCATCGGGGATGTCACCGTGCCCCGCGACCGGATACCCGAGATGCAAGAAGCCATTCAGTCCATCGCCGCACGCCATTCCGACGGCCTCCTGTTCATTGCGGTATGCGGCCACGCGGGCGACGGCGACCTGCACCCCACGACGTTTTACGACAAGGAGAATCCACTGGCGGCATCCGCTCTGGAAGCGGCGAACAACGAGATCATCGACGCCGCACTCGATCTGGGCGGCACCATCACCGGTGAGCACGGCGTCGGCACCGAAAAGATCCCGTTCATGACAAAACGCTTCACCTCAGTGGAGATTGCCGCACAACGGTCGATCAAGAAGGCGTTCGATCCTGCCGGACTGCTCAACCCCGGCATCATGCTGCCCGACGTATCCGACGAAGAGCCCGATACCGCCATCTTCGGCGCCGCCGTGCGCGACGCCCTGACGCGAAGCATCACTTTCGATCCGAACGCCGCGCTCACCGTCGGTGACAACACCGACGTCACCATCAACCTCGGCAACCTGAGTCTTGTCGTCGGCGCAGACACCACCATTGAGGCACTCAACCGCCACCTGGACGAGCATGGGGTGACGTGCCCTGCCGTGCCGACCGCCGGCCCGGAACGGACCATCGGAGAACTCGTCGCGACCGCGACCGGGACCGAACGAGAGGGCATCAGGCACGCCCTACTCGGCGCCGACGTGACCATCATCGACGGACAAACTCGCGCGCGCGTCGGCGCCGAAACCATGAAAGATGTTGCCGGATACGACACCAAACGGCTTTACATCAGCGCCCGCGGCGCCTTCGGCGCACTCGAAACCCTCATATTCAAGATCTCGGTAAAAGCGTGA
- a CDS encoding sigma-70 family RNA polymerase sigma factor, translated as MTISGERLDDVVAAAVAGDRDALREVLETIRPLVVRYCRARVGTAERSGLSADDVAQEVCLAAITALPRYKDQGRPFLAFVYGIAAHKVADAHRAAGRNRADPMDAVPERYSGEAGPEQMAIDSESSARMAELLQVLPEKQREILILRVVVGMSAEETAVAVGSTAGAVRVAQHRALTRLKAEITATGQGRDYA; from the coding sequence ATGACAATTTCGGGAGAACGTCTCGATGATGTCGTTGCTGCAGCAGTGGCCGGCGATCGGGATGCACTCCGGGAGGTGCTGGAGACCATCCGCCCCCTCGTTGTCCGGTACTGCCGGGCACGGGTGGGAACCGCGGAACGAAGCGGTCTCTCAGCTGATGACGTAGCTCAGGAGGTGTGCTTGGCCGCCATTACGGCGCTGCCGCGTTACAAGGATCAGGGACGACCGTTTCTGGCCTTCGTGTACGGGATCGCAGCGCACAAGGTTGCTGACGCGCACCGGGCAGCTGGTCGCAACCGGGCCGATCCGATGGATGCGGTCCCGGAGCGATATTCCGGTGAAGCCGGGCCCGAGCAGATGGCCATCGACTCCGAGTCCTCGGCGCGGATGGCCGAGCTGCTTCAGGTGCTCCCCGAGAAACAGCGCGAGATCCTGATCCTGCGTGTCGTCGTCGGCATGAGCGCGGAGGAGACGGCTGTGGCGGTGGGTAGTACCGCCGGCGCGGTCCGCGTCGCGCAGCACCGCG
- a CDS encoding WhiB family transcriptional regulator, translated as MPQPQQLPGPNADIWDWQMQGVCRGVDSAMFFHPDGERGRARAQREMRAKEMCRRCPVIAQCRSHALAVGEPYGIWGGLSESERELLLKRGIRRSA; from the coding sequence TTGCCGCAGCCGCAACAACTTCCGGGTCCTAATGCTGACATCTGGGATTGGCAGATGCAGGGGGTTTGCCGGGGCGTCGACTCCGCGATGTTCTTCCATCCCGACGGGGAGCGTGGCCGCGCTCGCGCACAACGTGAGATGCGCGCCAAGGAGATGTGCCGGCGGTGCCCCGTGATCGCACAGTGCCGCTCGCACGCACTGGCCGTCGGTGAGCCCTACGGCATCTGGGGTGGATTGAGCGAGTCCGAACGCGAACTCCTGCTCAAGCGCGGGATCCGCCGCAGCGCCTGA
- the mdlC gene encoding benzoylformate decarboxylase → MADNKSVHEVTYDLLRSLGLTTVFGNPGSTEQTFLQNFPDDFTYVLGLQEASVLAMADGFAQSTGKPALVNLHTAAGTGNAMGSLVAAYRANTPLIVTAGQQTREMSIVDPYLNNPDATVLPQPWVKWAYEPSRAEDVPAAFMRAYAVAMQPPTGPVFLSIPLDDWNKPALGPAVVRSVSHRVQPDAERLREFAARISRAQRPMLVLGPEVDRAGAWDAGVAFAEKLRAPVRGGPLAPRCSFPEDHPLYAGPLPLTIAGVSQAVEGFDLVIVIGAQVFSYYPYVAGDYLPAGTDLLQITVDPHLAAVAPVGDSLVGDMKTVLEQLLDLVEVPADRHAPQGLSRDFSAELPVASAPLLPNDVYAVLSSVKPDDAAVVMESTSTLADLIQWWPTRRTGSFFATGSGGIGWGVPAAVGIALGDRARGMQRPIVASIGDGSFQYSIQAIWTAAQHKLPIVFVVQRNGEYCVLKSFALLEETPNVPGLDLPDLDIAALTKGFGCRTATVSSTGELAQEFKAALEADGPTVLVVPTQPHLPVLG, encoded by the coding sequence ATGGCCGATAACAAGTCCGTCCATGAGGTGACGTATGACTTGCTCCGCTCACTGGGGTTGACCACGGTGTTCGGCAATCCCGGGTCGACCGAGCAGACCTTCCTGCAGAACTTCCCCGACGACTTCACCTACGTTCTGGGATTGCAGGAAGCCTCGGTGCTGGCGATGGCCGACGGCTTCGCCCAGTCCACCGGCAAGCCGGCACTGGTGAATCTGCACACCGCCGCAGGCACAGGCAACGCCATGGGCAGCCTGGTAGCGGCCTACCGGGCCAACACTCCGCTGATCGTCACCGCAGGTCAGCAGACCCGCGAGATGTCGATCGTCGACCCCTACCTGAACAACCCGGATGCGACGGTGCTGCCTCAGCCGTGGGTGAAGTGGGCTTATGAGCCGTCCCGCGCCGAGGATGTCCCCGCGGCATTCATGCGGGCCTACGCGGTGGCGATGCAACCGCCGACCGGTCCGGTGTTTCTGTCCATCCCGCTGGACGACTGGAACAAGCCGGCGCTCGGACCGGCCGTGGTCCGGTCGGTGAGCCACCGCGTGCAGCCGGATGCCGAGCGGTTGCGCGAGTTCGCCGCGCGGATCAGTCGGGCGCAGCGACCCATGTTGGTCCTCGGTCCCGAGGTTGATCGCGCCGGCGCCTGGGATGCCGGTGTCGCTTTCGCCGAGAAGCTGCGCGCACCGGTGCGCGGCGGCCCGTTGGCGCCACGGTGCTCGTTTCCGGAGGATCACCCCCTCTACGCCGGCCCACTGCCCCTGACGATCGCCGGTGTCAGCCAGGCCGTGGAGGGCTTCGATCTCGTCATCGTCATTGGCGCGCAGGTCTTCAGTTACTACCCGTACGTCGCGGGCGATTATCTGCCGGCGGGAACCGACCTTTTGCAGATCACCGTCGATCCGCACCTCGCCGCGGTCGCGCCGGTAGGCGACAGCCTGGTCGGCGACATGAAGACCGTCCTGGAGCAACTCCTCGACCTCGTTGAGGTGCCGGCCGACCGGCACGCCCCACAGGGACTGAGTCGAGATTTCAGCGCCGAGCTGCCCGTGGCGTCCGCTCCGCTGCTGCCCAACGACGTCTACGCGGTACTGAGCTCGGTCAAACCGGATGACGCGGCGGTCGTCATGGAGTCCACCTCCACCTTGGCGGACCTCATCCAGTGGTGGCCCACCCGGCGCACGGGCAGCTTCTTCGCCACCGGAAGCGGAGGTATCGGCTGGGGTGTCCCCGCAGCAGTCGGTATCGCCCTCGGCGACCGGGCTCGCGGCATGCAGCGACCCATCGTCGCCTCGATAGGCGACGGTTCGTTCCAGTACTCCATTCAGGCGATCTGGACTGCTGCACAGCACAAACTTCCGATCGTTTTCGTGGTCCAGCGCAACGGCGAGTACTGCGTGTTGAAGTCCTTCGCCCTTCTCGAGGAGACGCCCAATGTCCCCGGTCTCGACCTGCCGGATCTCGACATAGCAGCGCTGACAAAGGGTTTCGGGTGCCGGACGGCCACGGTAAGCAGCACAGGAGAGCTCGCCCAGGAGTTCAAGGCCGCCCTGGAAGCCGACGGGCCCACGGTCCTCGTCGTGCCGACACAGCCACACCTGCCGGTTCTGGGCTGA
- a CDS encoding 3-deoxy-7-phosphoheptulonate synthase — translation MNMEQIASQNTSDRRVLRFSDIPSPHDVLSEFPLGARRADRVARDRDEIADILAGRDDRLLVVVGPCSVHDPAAALDYASRLVKVADQLSDRLKIVMRVYFEKPRTTIGWKGLINDPGMDGTFDVARGLRLARQLLLDIIDIGLPVGCEFLEPTSPQYIADAVAWGAIGARTTESQVHRQLASGLSMPVGFKNGTDGNIQVAVDGVKAAAAPHVFFGMNDLGRGALVSTLGNEDCHVILRGGTDGPNCDADSVAGTADKLVKAGLPGRVVIDCSHANSGKDHLRQAQVGAEVAQLVRDGLPVSGVMLESFLVGGAQAPEARPLTYGQSVTDKCMDWDATDRVLRELAAAAGDRTTGTRG, via the coding sequence GTGAACATGGAGCAGATCGCCTCTCAGAACACCTCTGACCGGCGCGTCCTACGCTTCAGCGACATCCCCAGCCCGCACGACGTGCTCAGCGAGTTCCCGCTGGGCGCCCGCCGGGCCGACCGGGTGGCCCGCGACCGCGACGAGATCGCCGACATCCTCGCCGGACGCGACGACCGGCTGCTGGTCGTGGTGGGCCCGTGCTCCGTGCACGATCCGGCCGCCGCGCTCGACTACGCCAGCAGGCTCGTCAAGGTGGCCGATCAGCTCAGCGACCGCCTCAAGATCGTGATGCGGGTGTACTTCGAGAAGCCGCGCACCACGATCGGCTGGAAAGGCCTGATCAACGATCCCGGGATGGACGGCACGTTCGACGTGGCCCGCGGTCTGCGGCTCGCGCGTCAACTGCTGCTCGACATCATCGACATCGGCCTGCCGGTCGGGTGCGAGTTCCTCGAGCCCACCAGCCCGCAGTACATCGCCGACGCCGTCGCGTGGGGTGCCATCGGTGCCCGCACCACGGAATCGCAGGTGCACCGCCAGCTCGCGTCCGGCTTGTCGATGCCCGTCGGCTTCAAGAACGGCACCGACGGCAACATCCAGGTGGCGGTCGACGGCGTGAAGGCCGCGGCCGCGCCACACGTCTTCTTCGGGATGAACGACCTCGGCCGCGGGGCCCTCGTCAGCACCCTCGGCAACGAGGACTGCCACGTGATCCTGCGCGGTGGCACCGACGGACCCAACTGCGACGCGGACTCCGTCGCCGGCACCGCCGACAAGCTCGTCAAGGCGGGCCTGCCGGGACGGGTCGTCATCGACTGCAGCCACGCCAACTCCGGCAAGGACCACCTGCGCCAAGCCCAGGTCGGCGCCGAGGTCGCCCAGCTGGTGCGTGACGGGCTGCCGGTCAGCGGTGTGATGCTGGAGAGCTTCCTCGTCGGTGGCGCACAGGCCCCTGAGGCCCGTCCGCTCACCTACGGCCAGTCGGTCACCGACAAGTGCATGGACTGGGACGCCACGGACCGGGTGCTGCGGGAACTCGCGGCCGCGGCCGGGGACCGCACCACGGGTACGCGCGGCTGA
- a CDS encoding helix-turn-helix transcriptional regulator: protein MVGDAGRDTLVGRRAEQQQLAALIDRVRGGGSAVLVLRGAAGIGKTALLRDVRDRAADLRVITLSGAESEMELAYAGVQQLCAPLLGSLDRLPGPQKNALQVAFGLRDGAAPDRLMVSLAVLSLLADAGAQRPTICLIDDAQWVDRASLQALAFAGRRLSADPVAMIFAARDLQAEQELAALPQMHLGGLTDADARVLLSSMMPARLDDIVRDNILSEADGNPLALLELNRALPRAQLAGGYGLTAAKPLAARIEQTYGQRLRELPSQTRMLLLLAAAEPTGEPSWLWAAAARLGIGADAGVPAERSGLVSVDTRLRFRHPLVRSAIYRDAVPSQRRQAHAALADVISGRLADEHRAWHHAHATEAPSEGVAVELVQSAERARRRGGSAAAAAFLAYAVELTPDPVRRAERALAAALSKLEAGDPEAAARLLEAVTGADDELLGVRADLVRAKIAFATNRGSDAPPLLLAAAERLRDLDPALARETYLEALMAAAIVGRFSTAVAVAEAARNAPRLSGPPRAVDLLLDGTVVRLTEGYVAAAPMLKRAITAYLDDDKAGTADPRWHLIALRVLLERFEEATYNALSRRQLELLTAAGELTALPNVLTTNAGACVNTGDFEQAAALVEQSRSIAEATGTPPHRSVEAYLAAYRGQERLCGEIVQATVKEATERGEGSAIAQAHFASAILHTGLRQYDKAFAACSSALEYDDIALRGYILVEMVEAAIRCGQRGAAEAALDELAERAEASGSDSALGLAARCRALIDDGQNAGAEYEVAVANLRRSPVVVYCARTHLVYGEWLRRQNRRTDARRQLRIAHEIFTDMGADGFAERTRRELAAAGEPMQDERGSTSTVTLTTQESYIARLAGDGYSNSEIASHLFISPRTVEWHLSKIFAKLGVSSRRELRRHPRG, encoded by the coding sequence ATGGTCGGCGACGCCGGACGCGACACACTGGTGGGTCGGCGCGCCGAGCAGCAGCAGCTCGCCGCATTGATCGACCGCGTCCGCGGCGGCGGAAGCGCGGTTCTGGTCCTTCGGGGTGCAGCCGGTATCGGCAAGACCGCGTTGCTGCGGGACGTCCGCGATCGAGCCGCAGACCTGCGCGTCATCACGCTCAGCGGTGCCGAATCAGAGATGGAACTCGCCTACGCCGGGGTTCAGCAACTGTGTGCCCCACTGCTGGGTTCTCTCGACCGGTTACCCGGCCCACAGAAGAACGCGCTTCAGGTGGCATTCGGTCTTCGTGACGGCGCGGCACCGGATCGTCTCATGGTGAGTCTGGCGGTGTTATCGCTGCTCGCAGACGCGGGGGCGCAGCGGCCCACGATCTGCCTTATCGACGACGCGCAGTGGGTTGATCGCGCCTCGCTCCAGGCGCTCGCGTTCGCCGGACGCCGACTCTCCGCCGACCCCGTTGCGATGATCTTCGCCGCGCGTGACCTGCAGGCCGAGCAGGAGCTGGCCGCGCTGCCCCAAATGCATCTCGGCGGCCTCACCGATGCCGATGCCCGGGTACTGCTCTCCTCGATGATGCCCGCCCGCCTCGACGACATCGTTCGCGACAACATATTGTCCGAAGCGGACGGCAATCCGCTGGCGCTGCTCGAATTGAACCGTGCGCTGCCGCGGGCACAGTTGGCGGGCGGGTACGGACTCACGGCGGCCAAGCCCCTGGCGGCGCGGATCGAGCAGACCTACGGTCAGCGGCTGCGCGAACTGCCGTCGCAGACGCGGATGCTTCTGCTCCTGGCAGCCGCCGAGCCCACCGGGGAACCATCATGGTTGTGGGCCGCCGCCGCGCGGCTCGGAATCGGAGCGGACGCCGGTGTCCCGGCGGAGCGGAGCGGCCTGGTGAGCGTAGACACCAGACTCCGATTTCGCCATCCGCTCGTGCGTTCGGCGATATATCGCGACGCCGTCCCATCGCAGCGGCGGCAGGCGCACGCGGCACTGGCCGACGTGATCTCGGGCCGGCTTGCGGATGAGCATCGCGCCTGGCACCACGCCCATGCCACAGAGGCACCCAGCGAAGGTGTGGCCGTGGAGCTGGTGCAATCAGCGGAGCGGGCGCGGCGCCGGGGTGGAAGTGCCGCGGCGGCAGCGTTCTTGGCATATGCCGTCGAACTCACACCGGACCCTGTCCGTCGTGCCGAGCGGGCACTGGCGGCGGCCCTGTCCAAGCTGGAGGCGGGTGACCCAGAGGCCGCAGCCCGACTACTGGAGGCGGTAACCGGCGCTGATGACGAACTACTCGGTGTGCGAGCGGATCTGGTGCGCGCCAAGATCGCCTTCGCCACCAACCGTGGCAGCGACGCGCCCCCGTTACTGCTGGCGGCTGCTGAACGACTTCGCGACCTCGATCCCGCGCTCGCGCGGGAGACCTATCTCGAAGCCCTGATGGCGGCGGCGATCGTCGGCCGGTTCTCCACAGCGGTAGCCGTTGCGGAGGCAGCGCGCAACGCCCCCAGGTTGTCAGGACCGCCCAGAGCGGTCGACCTGTTGCTGGACGGGACGGTGGTCAGACTCACCGAAGGATATGTCGCCGCGGCTCCGATGCTGAAGCGTGCCATCACCGCGTACCTGGACGACGACAAGGCGGGCACTGCCGATCCGCGATGGCATCTGATCGCACTGCGTGTCCTGCTGGAACGATTCGAAGAGGCCACCTATAACGCCTTGAGCCGCCGTCAGCTTGAATTGCTGACCGCGGCAGGTGAATTGACGGCCCTTCCCAACGTTCTGACCACCAACGCGGGCGCATGTGTCAACACTGGCGACTTCGAGCAGGCCGCTGCGCTGGTCGAGCAGTCCAGGTCCATAGCCGAAGCGACGGGCACGCCACCCCACCGCTCGGTCGAGGCGTATCTCGCCGCATACCGCGGACAGGAGCGGCTGTGCGGGGAGATCGTGCAGGCGACGGTCAAGGAGGCGACCGAACGCGGCGAGGGCAGTGCAATTGCCCAGGCACACTTCGCATCGGCGATCCTTCACACCGGACTTCGCCAGTACGACAAGGCATTCGCCGCATGTAGCTCGGCGTTGGAGTACGACGATATCGCGCTGCGCGGCTACATCCTGGTCGAGATGGTCGAGGCGGCGATCAGATGCGGCCAGCGTGGTGCGGCCGAAGCGGCGCTCGACGAACTCGCGGAGCGGGCGGAGGCCAGTGGCTCGGACAGCGCATTGGGTCTCGCGGCCCGTTGCAGGGCACTCATCGATGATGGTCAGAACGCCGGAGCCGAGTACGAAGTAGCAGTAGCGAACCTGCGGCGTAGCCCCGTCGTCGTGTATTGCGCCCGCACGCACCTCGTCTACGGCGAGTGGCTGCGACGTCAGAACCGGCGAACCGACGCCCGCCGGCAGTTGCGCATCGCTCACGAGATTTTCACCGATATGGGGGCCGACGGCTTCGCCGAGCGGACGCGCCGCGAACTCGCGGCAGCAGGCGAGCCCATGCAGGACGAGCGTGGCAGCACGTCGACGGTGACCCTGACGACGCAGGAAAGCTACATCGCGAGACTGGCGGGAGACGGCTATAGCAACTCCGAGATCGCCAGCCACCTGTTCATCAGTCCCCGGACAGTGGAATGGCACCTGAGCAAGATCTTCGCCAAACTCGGAGTGTCCTCTCGGCGCGAGCTGAGGCGGCATCCAAGGGGATGA
- a CDS encoding tautomerase family protein translates to MPVYTCTTVQSALSADTKADLAAEVTRIHSMINHVPGTYVNVVFHELPLDDVYTDGQPAQPLLINGWVRTGHPEAQSSQLVAEVAAAASRITGIPAKRVLVVIQNSPAHLAIEGGRVLPAPGEEEAWLREHNDD, encoded by the coding sequence ATGCCGGTCTACACGTGCACCACCGTGCAGTCGGCACTGAGCGCCGACACCAAGGCTGATCTGGCCGCAGAGGTGACCCGAATCCACTCGATGATCAACCACGTTCCCGGCACGTATGTGAACGTCGTCTTCCATGAATTGCCGTTGGACGACGTCTACACCGACGGGCAGCCTGCACAACCGCTGTTGATCAACGGTTGGGTGCGCACCGGACATCCGGAAGCCCAAAGTAGCCAACTGGTCGCCGAAGTCGCCGCGGCGGCGTCACGGATAACCGGCATCCCTGCCAAGCGGGTCCTCGTCGTCATTCAGAACAGCCCCGCTCATCTGGCCATCGAAGGCGGCCGGGTGCTGCCGGCCCCCGGGGAAGAAGAAGCATGGTTACGAGAGCACAACGATGACTGA
- a CDS encoding SH3-like domain-containing protein, which yields MSTSSERAEQLHLVSRLRSAFPELPDAPTADMLDHPRIKAYLKPVHDVVGEPDAPLKYENKQYEQWEELTYIMCEVLGARGIWMSEERRRIGNVDVGRAQYLGLPYYARWLIAVARVLVEKHLVTLGEVSERMAEVQARYAGGLDGKKLEAQPKSVGDGSGVARNSHHTRAQGIGDPQIYAGKAGEPAFAVGDSVVVRDIPVIFYTRTPEYVRGATGRIATVAYESPAAEDETWGLTDAPAEWFYIVEFDMPTLWYGYTGAPEDKLRTEIPQRWLAPA from the coding sequence ATGAGCACGTCATCCGAGCGTGCCGAACAGTTGCACCTGGTATCCCGTCTGCGATCGGCGTTCCCCGAACTGCCCGACGCCCCGACGGCGGACATGCTCGACCACCCGCGCATCAAGGCCTACCTCAAACCAGTCCACGACGTCGTCGGCGAACCGGACGCCCCGCTCAAGTACGAGAACAAGCAGTACGAGCAGTGGGAAGAACTGACGTACATCATGTGCGAGGTTCTGGGGGCGCGCGGCATCTGGATGTCCGAGGAACGCCGCCGGATCGGCAACGTCGACGTCGGACGTGCCCAGTATCTGGGGTTGCCGTACTACGCGCGGTGGCTGATCGCGGTGGCGCGGGTGCTGGTGGAAAAGCACCTCGTCACCTTGGGCGAAGTCAGCGAGCGGATGGCCGAGGTGCAGGCGCGCTACGCCGGCGGCCTGGACGGCAAGAAGCTCGAGGCGCAACCGAAATCGGTGGGAGACGGGTCGGGGGTTGCCCGCAATTCGCATCACACGCGGGCCCAGGGCATCGGCGATCCGCAGATCTATGCAGGTAAAGCCGGCGAGCCGGCCTTCGCCGTGGGCGACAGCGTCGTGGTCCGCGACATCCCGGTCATCTTCTACACGCGCACGCCGGAGTACGTCCGCGGCGCGACCGGACGCATCGCCACGGTGGCCTATGAAAGCCCTGCCGCCGAGGACGAGACGTGGGGCCTCACCGATGCCCCGGCGGAATGGTTCTACATCGTCGAGTTCGATATGCCGACGCTCTGGTACGGCTACACGGGAGCCCCCGAAGACAAGCTCCGGACCGAGATCCCGCAGCGCTGGCTCGCCCCCGCCTGA
- the scnC gene encoding thiocyanate hydrolase subunit gamma, whose amino-acid sequence MSHHDHDHDHDRTVKPMVDEITDFEVLEIALRELCIEKGLFTAEDHRHFTEFSEQIGPTPAARLVARSWLDPDFKQLALTDALAASKEVGVDWLEPTGFGTPSDFTAFTVLEDTPTLHNVIVCGLCSCYPRPILGNSPEWYRTPNYRRRLPRWPREVLAEFGLYLPAEVAVRVEDSNQKHRFMVMPMRPEGTDGWSEDQLTEILTRDCLIGVALPKPGVTSNVITDTRPAVHP is encoded by the coding sequence ATGAGCCACCACGATCATGACCATGACCATGACCGCACGGTGAAACCGATGGTCGACGAGATCACCGACTTCGAAGTTCTGGAGATCGCGCTGCGCGAACTGTGCATCGAGAAGGGCCTCTTCACCGCAGAGGACCACCGCCATTTCACGGAGTTCTCCGAACAGATCGGCCCCACACCGGCGGCGCGTCTGGTTGCGAGGTCCTGGCTGGACCCCGATTTCAAGCAGTTGGCCCTGACCGACGCGCTGGCCGCCAGCAAGGAGGTCGGTGTGGACTGGCTGGAGCCCACGGGTTTCGGCACACCGAGCGACTTCACGGCCTTCACGGTTCTCGAGGACACCCCGACGCTGCACAACGTCATCGTCTGCGGGCTGTGTTCGTGCTACCCGCGCCCCATCCTGGGCAACTCACCGGAGTGGTACCGCACGCCCAATTATCGGCGGCGCCTCCCCCGGTGGCCGCGCGAGGTGCTCGCCGAGTTCGGCCTCTACCTACCCGCCGAAGTCGCTGTGCGGGTGGAGGATTCGAATCAGAAGCACCGGTTCATGGTGATGCCCATGCGACCGGAGGGTACCGACGGGTGGAGCGAGGACCAGCTCACCGAGATCCTCACCCGGGACTGCCTGATCGGCGTGGCGCTGCCGAAACCCGGCGTGACCTCCAACGTCATCACCGACACTCGCCCGGCCGTCCATCCGTAG
- a CDS encoding thiocyanate hydrolase — protein MTTRDQSPSVESVESPTLNAIVERNHVWPVMAAKYGVENPVPPWKTSLDGLCDALDRATCEADVPDFKRRRDEEDLLSATRYADLPYPENQLVALAHSLLARGVISEDDLRRRMAGIRTRLEA, from the coding sequence ATGACCACCAGAGACCAATCGCCGTCGGTCGAGTCGGTCGAAAGCCCGACGCTGAACGCGATCGTCGAACGCAACCACGTCTGGCCCGTGATGGCGGCGAAGTACGGCGTCGAGAACCCGGTTCCGCCTTGGAAGACCAGCCTGGACGGGCTCTGCGACGCACTGGACCGCGCCACTTGCGAGGCCGATGTGCCCGACTTCAAGCGGCGCCGGGACGAAGAGGACCTACTGTCGGCGACACGCTATGCCGACCTCCCCTACCCGGAGAACCAACTGGTCGCGCTCGCGCACTCCCTGCTGGCGCGCGGAGTGATCAGCGAGGACGACCTGCGCCGCCGGATGGCCGGCATCCGCACCCGCCTGGAGGCGTGA